A single genomic interval of Pyrus communis chromosome 5, drPyrComm1.1, whole genome shotgun sequence harbors:
- the LOC137734707 gene encoding histone H3-like centromeric protein CENH3, whose amino-acid sequence MARVKHTAGRKAAGRSSVASPAHPESSRGTRRSEANPTSPGTQQKKRRYRPGTVALREIRHLQKTVKMIIPAAPFIRTVREITNSVSREPKRWTPDALLAIQEAAEDYVIQLFEDSNLCAIHAKRVTLMKKDFELARRIGGKGRIW is encoded by the exons ATGGCGAGAGTCAAACACACCGCCGGAAGAAAAG CTGCAGGCCGAAGCTCGGTGGCCTCACCTGCTCATCCg GAATCTTCTAGAGGCACGAGGAGGTCCGAGGCAAATCCGACAA GTCCAGGAACGCAGCAGAAGAAGCGGCGTTACAGGCCAGGAACAGTGGCTCTTCGGGAGATTCGTCACCTCCAGAAGACAGTTAAGATGATTATCCCAGCTGCTCCATTCATCAGAACT GTAAGAGAAATCACCAACTCTGTGTCTAGAGAGCCTAAGCGTTGGACGCCTGATGCTTTACTAGCAATTCAAGAG GCTGCAGAGGATTATGTCATTCAGTTGTTTGAAGATTCCAACCTCTGTGCAATTCATGCAAAGCGGGTCACTCTTA TGAAGAAGGATTTTGAGTTGGCTCGTCGGATTGGAGGGAAGGGGAGGATCTGGTGA
- the LOC137733310 gene encoding rhodanese-like domain-containing protein 4, chloroplastic — translation MEAFNAASLTPIRSVLGGRRKIPSLPSISLPKFSNPTSLKASQESSSRSFHGGLLLLSSVFNAGFAKALTYEALGQTVSGGGGDLEVGGVLDSVISFVTDNPAVVAGGFAVLAVPLILSQVLPKPFGVESARSAYVKLGEEANAQLLDIRSPADFRQIGTPDVKGLGKKAVSIVYKGEDKPGFLKKLSLKFKEPENTTLFILDKFDGNSELVAELVTVNGFKAAYAIKDGAEGPRGWVNSGLPWTPPTKALSFDFGNLTDALNGAVGEDSGALSLSLGVAAATGLGLLAFTELETILQVLGSAALVQFASKKLLFAEDRKETLQQVDKFLTTKVAPKELVDDIKQIGTALLPVTVSKALPAPAEPTPEPTAASDTVQKAEAVVEPKVEAAIEATPEPNSVPKPEVKAESLPGISKPLSPFPYYPDFKPPASPRPSQP, via the exons ATGGAGGCCTTCAATGCAGCAAGCTTGACCCCCATAAGATCAGTTCTTGGTGGCAGAAGAAAAATCCCATCACTGCCTTCCATTTCCCTTCCCAAATTCTCCAATCCCACAAGTTTGAAAGCTTCACAAGAGTCTTCATCTCGGAGTTTCCACGGCGGCTTGCTGCTCTTATCTTCAGTTTTCAATGCCGGGTTTGCCAAGGCTTTGACATATGAAGCATTGGGGCAGACTGTGAGTGGTGGAGGTGGAGACTTGGAAGTAGGTGGGGTTCTTGACAGTGTTATCAGTTTTGTGACAGATAATCCTGCAGTTGTCGCTGGCGGTTTCGCAGTTTTGGCGGTTCCATTGATTCTGTCTCAGGTTCTGCCTAAGCCGTTCGGTGTTGAATCTGCCAGAAGTGCTTATGTAAAATTGGGTGAGGAGGCCAATGCTCAGTTGCTTGATATAAGATCGCCAGCGGATTTTAGGCAGATTGGTACTCCGGATGTCAAGGGTTTGGGGAAGAAGGCGGTGTCGATTGTTTACAAAGGTGAAGATAAGCCGGGTTTCCTGAAGAAACTCTCTTTGAAGTTCAAGGAGCCAGAAAATACCACATTGTTCATCCTCGATAA ATTTGATGGGAACTCCGAGCTGGTTGCAGAATTAGTCACTGTAAATGGGTTCAAAGCTGCTTATGCTATTAAAGATGGTGCTGAAGGACCACGAGGATGGGTG AACAGCGGTCTTCCTTGGACACCACCAACAAAAGCACTGAGTTTTGATTTTGGCAATTTAACAGATGCTCTTAATGGTGCAGTTGGA GAGGACTCAGGTGCCTTGTCTCTTTCCCTTGGGGTCGCCGCAGCAACCGGATTGGGTTTATTGGCTTTTACTGAA TTAGAAACAATCCTCCAAGTTTTAGGCTCAGCTGCACTAGTTCAGTTTGCGAGCAAGAAACTCCTTTTTGCTGAG GATCGAAAAGAAACTCTACAACAAGTTGATAAGTTCTTGACCACGAAGGTTGCCCCTAAGGAGCTCGTCGATGACATAAAG CAAATTGGGACAGCTCTTCTGCCAGTAACTGTTAGCAAGGCTCTTCCTGCACCTGCAGAACCAACTCCAGAGCCTACTGCTGCTAGTGATACTGTACAGAAAGCAGAAGCTGTGGTCGAACCAAAAGTAGAAGCAGCTATAGAAGCCACCCCGGAACCGAATTCAGTACCAAAACCAGAAGTTAAAGCAGAATCACTTCCTGGGATTTCGAAACCACTTTCCCCATTCCCTTAT TATCCGGATTTCAAGCCTCCGGCATCTCCCAGACCGTCGCAGCCCTAG
- the LOC137733311 gene encoding uncharacterized protein, protein MAKKRERRVAPSSNRGEDRVEPSGQLRDANRQHIVTFVLFFCVAVATAMLAYRIKYAPTANPTDYAFYERGIVKPDVNYQEILTENGKVSENTSGRHFAYPVLAYITPWNSKGYDMAKWFNSKFTHLSPIWYDLKSQGNSLILEGRHNADMGWISDLRMAGDAWVLPRVVLEAFPAELLTKKKQRSKAINLIVNECKEMGYDGIVLESWSRWAAYRILHDPSLRNLALQFIKELGDALHGVSLDRNDKQRLQLVYVIGPPHSEKLQPHDFGPKDLQSVDDAVDGFSLMTYDFSGPNNPGPNAPLKWIHSTLQLLLGTNKNSALARKIFLGINFYGNDFVLTGGPGGGAITGRDYLSLLEKHKPELQWEKNSAEHLFFYSDDESNYHAVFYPSPMSISVRLEEARKWGCGISIWEIGQGLDYFFDLL, encoded by the exons ATGGCCAAGAAAAGAGAGCGCCGAGTCGCACCGAGTTCGAACCGCGGCGAAGACCGAGTAGAACCTTCGGGACAACTCCGCGACGCAAACCGGCAGCACATAGTCACCTTCGTCCTCTTCTTCTGCGTAGCTGTAGCAACCGCCATGCTCGCCTACCGCATCAAATATGCTCCGACGGCGAACCCGACGGATTACGCCTTCTACGAGCGAGGAATCGTGAAACCTGATGTGAATTACCAGGAGATCCTCACT GAAAATGGAAAGGTTTCCGAAAATACGAGTGGCAGGCACTTTGCATATCCTGTATTGGCCTACATCACTCCATG GAATTCTAAGGGCTATGATATGGCCAAATGGTTCAACTCCAAGTTTACTCATTTATCTCCAATTTGGTATGACCTAAAGAG CCAAGGCAACAGCTTAATTCTGGAAGGTAGGCATAATGCTGATATGGGATGGATCTCAGATCTTAGGATGGCAGGAGATGCTTGG GTATTGCCTAGAGTTGTTCTGGAAGCATTTCCAGCAGAGCTGCTTACAAAGAAGAAGCAGAGGAGTAAAGCTATTAATCTTATAGTAAACGAGTGCAA GGAGATGGGATATGACGGTATTGTGCTGGAATCTTGGTCAAGGTGGGCAGCTTACAGAATTTTGCATGATCCAAGCTTGCGGAATTTG GCATTGCAGTTTATAAAAGAGCTTGGTGATGCATTACATGGTGTGAGCTTAGACAGGAATGATAAGCAACGGTTGCAATTAGTCTATGTTATTGGTCCGCCACATTCAGAGAAGCTCCAACCGCATGATTTTGGACCTAAAGATCTTCAGAGCGTGGATGATGCTGTGGATGGATTCTCACTTATGACGTATGATTTCTCGGGACCCAATAATCCTGGTCCCAATGCACCTCTGAAGTGGATTCATTCTACCCTGCAGCTGCTCCTTGGTACCAATAAAAACAGTGCTCTAGCCCGCAAGATATTTCTTGGCATCAATTTCTACGGCAATGATTTCGTCCTCACAGGAG GTCCAGGTGGTGGTGCTATCACTGGAAGGGATTACCTGTCCTTGTTGGAGAAGCACAAGCCCGAGTTGCAATGGGAAAAGAACAGCGCAGAACATTTGTTCTTTTACTCCGATGATGAAAGTAATTACCACGCTGTGTTCTATCCATCACCAATGTCAATTTCCGTGCGGCTAGAGGAAGCTCGCAAATGGGGATGCGGCATCTCAATTTGGGAAATTGGGCAAGGTTTGGATTACTTTTTCGATCTTCTGTAA